The Bacteroidota bacterium genome includes the window ATAAAAGCGGTGATGGACAAGCAACTGATTGCTTGGAACAACGGCGATATTGACGGCTTTATGGCAGGTTACTGGAAATCGGACAAGTTGAAGTTTGTAAGCAAAAATGGTATTACCTACGGCTGGCAAAAGGTGTATGATAACTACAAAAAATCATACCCTGATAAAGCCACCATGGGCACTCTTGCTTTTGAGGTTATATCAATAGAATCGCTGGCCGATGATAATTTTCATTCTGTTGGGGCTCCTGCGGGCAAAAACAAATCCTATATGGTGGTTGGTAAGTGGATGATAAGCGGCAGCGTAAAAGCGGCTCAAGGCTACTACACCTTATTATTCAAAAAAATAAACGGGCAATGGGTTATCGTGTCCGACCACACGAGCTAAGCCTATCATGCGTTTTGTTGTAGAACTAAGTTATGACGGCACCCGATACCACGGTTGGCAAGTTCAGCAAAACGCAAATAGCGTGCAAGCCGAATTAAACAGTGCTATTTCCAAACTATTAAGCCACCCCGTTGAAACTATTGGCTGCGGCAGAACCGATACCGGTGTGCACGCCCTTCAGTTCTTTGCCCATTTTGACTACCACTCTCCCCTACCTCCCAAATTTGTTTTCAGGCTCAACAAAATCTTACCATACGATATTGCCATACACGCTGCTTACAAGGTAAGCGATGAGTTTAATACCCGTTTTGATGCCACTTACCGCTTGTATGAATACCACATGCATAGCAAGCCCGACCCTTTTTTAGTAAACCGCAGTTACTACCGCTACGGGCCTTTGGATTACGACGCCATGAACCTTGCGGCGCAAAAGCTGTTTGACTACATAGATTTTGAATGCTTTAGCAAAACCCATACACAGGTATATACATTTAACTGCAAAATAATGCAGGCAAAATGGCAGAAAATCCACGAAAGCCGCCATGTATTTACTATACAGGCCGACCGTTTTTTACGTAATATGGTGCGGGCAATTGTTGGCTCACTTATTGATGTTGGGAGTGGCAAACTGACTATACAAGGTTTTGAGGCCGTGATACAAAGTAAGAAACGTACCGAAGCAGGATTTTCGGCACCGGCACACGGTTTATACCTTAAAAGTATAGGCTACGACTATACCCTAACCCCTTTTGAGAAGATAGATGAGTGATAATAATCCCCCAAAAAAGCAAAAAAGCGGCATGTTTGATTGGCCGTTGATACGCAGAATATTCGGGTTAGCTGCCCCCTATAAAAAGCAGGTTTACCTTGCCATTTTTGTTACTCTTATAAGCGCTTGGCTAGGCCCATACCGCACCAAGCTTATTAAAGATGTGCTGGATAACGATGTGGCAAAAGGTGATTATGAAGGCTTGATAAACATGACACTGTTTATGATAGCCCTGCTGATTATAAACACTGCCATTAACTTTTGGCAGTCGTACGTAACAGCATGGTTAGGCCAAGCAGTTATCAAAGACCTCCGCCTGAAAGTATATGCCTTTGTTACCCGCCTGAAACTTAAATTTTTCGACCGCACCCCTGTGGGTACCATGGTTACCCGCACCGTAAGCGATATCGAATCACTTTCAAATGTGTTTTCTGAAGGGTTGATTGTTATCGCCGGTGATATATTACAAATCGGGGTGATACTGTACTTTATGTTCTCACTCAACTGGCAACTTACGCTGGTTTGTCTTTCGGTACTTCCCCTGTTACTTATAGCAGCTTATATCTTTAAAGAAAAAGTAAAATCATCGTTTACAGAAGTACGTAATGCCGTTGCCAACCTTAATGCGTTTGTTCAAGAACACATTACGGGAATGCAAATTGTGCAGATTTTTAACCGTGAACGTGAAGAATATAAACGGTTTAAAAGCATTAACTCCATGCACCGCGATGCCAACATCCGCTCGGTAATGTACTACTCTGTATTCTTTCCTGTAGTAGAGATTATCACTGCGCTGGCTACTGGTTTGGTAGTGTGGTACGGTGTAAAAGGAGTAATTGGTGGTGACATTACCTACGGTATCATTGTATCGTTTATTGTGTTTATCAACCAGTTCTTCAGACCCATACGCCAATTGGCCGACCGTATTAATACGTTGCAAATGGGTATGGTGGCTGCCGAAAGGGTATTTAAACTGATTGACGATAAAGCACAATTGGAACCCGAAGGAACTTATAAGCCTGATACCTTAAAAGGTGAAGTGGAGTTTAAAAACGTTTGGTTTGCCTATAATGAAGAAGATTGGGTATTGCGCGATGTGTCTTTCAAAGTAAAAGAAGGCAAAACCCTTGCTTTAGTAGGAGCAACGGGCGCAGGTAAATCATCGATTGTAAACCTTATCAATAAGTTTTATACGGTTAATCAAGGCGAGATATTAGTAGACCACCGAAACGTTAACGATTACCAGTTGGCTTCGCTACGCTCAAATGTTGCGGTAGTTTTGCAGGATGTGTTCCTATTTTCGGGCAGTATCAGCGATAATGTTCGTTTGTACGACGATTACATCAGCAAAGAAAAGATTATTGAAGCTGCCAAGCTAATTGGTGCAGAAGAGTTTATACAACGCCTGCCCGGAGGATATGATTTTAATGTGATGGAACGTGGCAGTTCGCTATCGGTAGGTCAACGTCAAATGATTTCGTTTATCCGTGCACTGGCTGCCGACCCCAAAATCCTTATTTTGGATGAGGCTACCAGCTCTGTTGACTCTGAAACCGAGGAGTTGATACAACACGCCATTGAGGTACTGATGAAAGGCCGCACCAGCATAGCCATTGCCCACCGTTTAAGTACTATACAAAACGCCGACGAAATACTGGTGCTTGAGAAAGGCCAGATTGTAGAAAGCGGTACACACGAGGAACTGCTGAACGGCAAAGGGTACTACGAAAAACTATACAACTTCCAGTTTGCAGGGGTGTAAGCCTCTACAACTATAAATAAAAAAGCCCCGAGCAATGCTCGGGGCTTTTTTATTATATCAATGAGTTCTATTCAACCCTAAGTTTTTGCGAAACAAGCGTATTGTTCTGCTCAACCGAGATAAAGTACAATCCGGCAGGCAGGGTATCAACGTTTATTGTATTGGTGGTAATGATTGTTTCAAGCACCTTACGGCCAATCATATCGGTTAAGGTAATTTTTGCTTCAATGCCTTTCTCAAGCCCTTCAAAGTAAACCTCACCCGATGTTGGGTTTGGGTAAATATTTATTTTACCTGAATTAACACCAATTATCCCTTTTGTAGACTGTACGTAATCAAAATACACCTGCTGTGAAACAGATGAACACCCTGCTGAATCTGTAATAATCACTTTATAATTCCCAGTCTTCTTTGGCTCAATAGTAGAAGTATGTAGGTTCATATCGGAATCATTTACAAACCAAGAATAATAGAATAAACCAGGGTTATGGGTAGCAGTCATTTTTTTACCGGAAACAGAAATAAAAACAGGAGGAGGTAACTGAACATAAACACCTCTAACCCCGATTGAATCCCAACAACCAAATGAATTATACCCTTTTACACTATAGATGGTAGTTTGTACAGGTCTATCACCTAACACTGAACCATATACATTAGTTTTTGTATTATGCTTATACCAAATAATAGAGTCAGCTCCAGTTGCAGTAAAATGTATACTATCACCAGGGCAAACATATTTTTGGGTATCGTCAACTATTATTTTAGGCGGAGCAATACAATTGATGTAATCTCTTAAAATTAAAGTATCGTAACCTAATGGATTAGCTGCCACAAGCGTAACATCATAAACCCCTGAAACGGGATACTCGACCTCCGGATTTTCTAATGTTGCGATATTAGGCACACCTCCTTCAAATATCCATTGATACCCATTGGTTGCAAGGAGACTTTTATTGTTGAATTGAATTTTATTACCTTCACATACTTCTGTTTTGGAGACACTAAAATCTGATGTAGGGGGCTCGAATAACACATCACCACATTTAGAAAAGACCTTAATATTATCAATGTATAAATTATTACCTACTTTGTGATAAGCTTCAAATTTTAAAAGCGCATAGTTTTTACCTGCAAAAACTGAATCCATAATTACTGAATTACAGGAAAGGCCGGAACCAAAGCACCATTCAGAGCTGTTTTGAGGTATGAAGCTAATACCTGTAGATCTAGTAATCATAGATTGGCAATGAACAGCTAGCAGCCTGTAAGGAAACGTTTTGCCACTATCAAGTGAGCCATAAACAATAACACTGTCTTCTGATAATGAATAATAATCCGAATATGAGTGGCTAAATGTTAATTGTGGTTTCAATGACCGGGAAAGATCAATAGGTGGTAAGATAAAAGCATCTCTTACACCTACACCGGATGTTGTGTAGTTAAAAAAATCCATTTTCATGGCTTTATTACCCATATTCACAGTAGTAGGTGCTGTTGCCTGTATCCAAGTTATTTTATTATCAGGATTGACAATTGTAAGGTTATTGAACGCTGTAGAGTCTTCAAAATCCTCATAATAGAGTGTACTCACATACCCCGCATTTATTGATAAATAATCTTCAAGATATATAGAATCATATCCATAGCTATTAAATCCTGTTACCGTAATACTATAAACACCGCTAGTAGGATACTTCACCTCAATATCAAATCCACTTTGTGATAAAATAATTGCACTGGGAAGGTGCCATACCACACTATCTACATTTTTATTTACTGCACCTGCTGTTATCTTAATTTTTTTATTCGGACATGAAGAAGATTCACTAACTTGAATAAACATTTCAGGAGGTGCCTTGCTTGTTGAATCCATGCAACGCATTGCCTTTTCTGCATTTATTCTACCTCCTCCTAATAAGCCTTTAAAACCTGAATTTACAGGATCGATGTTATCTGCCGATTTTATAAGGCACCTTGTCATACCTGTATTTGATATTAAAGGTCTATAACTTTTCATAAGACCCAACAAACCTGCTGTAAGCGGGCATGCTGCTGATGTTCCACCAAAACTGTAATAACCTCCATCGGTTTTAGTAGTGTACATCCCTACACCTGGGGCAGTTACATTAATACGGCTACCATAATTTGAAAAGGACGCTTTTTTGTCACTAATATCTGATGCGGCAACAGAAATCACTCCTGTATATGATGAAGGGTAGTGGGTTAAAGTATTATTGTCATTTCCTGCACTAGCAACAACTATACAGTTTTTAGAGAAGGCATAATTTAAAGCATTTACAGTTGTTTGTGAATATGCATAAGACCCAAAAGAACAGCTTATTACATCAGCATCCATAAGCGCAGCATATACAATTCCTTCGGTTGTGTTACGAAGAAATTCATCCTTTTGACCGTCTTGACTAGTCTTTACAGGAAGAACTTTGACGAAAAACCCAATAGAGGCAACACCCTTACTATTATCAGTTGTAGCAGAAACAAGTCCGGCACAAGGCGTCCCATGGTCTAAATAAGTTGTATTAGTGGTAATAACATTATTGTCGTTATCCGATACATCCCACCCACTTACATCATCGACGTAACCATTATTATCATCGTCAACACTGTTATTTGCAATTTCACCGGGGTTTTTCCAGATATTATTTCTTAGGTCGGCATGGTTGATATTACACTCTTGGTCAACAACTGCAACAACAATATTGCTATCCCCTTTTGAATAATTCCATGCCTCCCTTGCCTTTATAGTGTACAAATGCCACTGCCCCCCTACTGCATTAGAGCCTAAATCATTGGGGGTATATGTGGGGCGGTAAGCTGGTATTTTTTCAGCATACTCAATAAAAGGTTGAGATGTAAAGTATTCAACCAGTTTATCAGCAGTTTTGATTGCTGTAAACTTTAGCCTCACTGTTTTTTGCAGTTTAGGATACTGCACTTTATTAAATGAAAACCGAGCCTCAACAATACCAAATTGTGTAGTAACTTCAATATTAAGCCCCGGAAGAGTATGAGGTTCAACAAATTCCCGTGAAAAATCTACGGGGAAATCATCTTTATATTTTAAATATATTTCACCATCAAGATAATTACTATCTGCTATTTGAGCAAATCCATTAAGCCTTATTAAAACAAATAGAAGTATTATACTATTCTTTAAAAGGCGTTTCATTCATTATTTATAATTACTTTCCAAACAATATTCTGGTTGCCGGATTGTACATTCACAAAGTATATACCATCGTTCAACGTTTTTGTGGTTATTTCAGCTCGTTTTCCGATTAGTTTATCCTCAAACACACACTCACCCAAAATATTGTAAACCTTAATCTCAGCATCACCATTCTCAGTTTCAACATACAGCACATCTGAAGCAGGGTTAGGATACACTTTTATGCCCTTATCACTTGCATTAATAACTGATAATGGGTTGAAATAATACTCATTAGATACCACTTTGCAACCAATACTATCGCTTGCACGCAATGAGTATGTACCGGGTGCTGACGGTGAAGGTGTAATGGTTTTGCTTGTATCGCCGGGGAGTACCACACCTTCAAGCAACCACTGGTATTTTACCCCAAGAGTGTTGTTATTAGTGTATAACGACCCCATGTTGTTATTAAATATATTAACCGTACCGGGACCGGG containing:
- a CDS encoding nuclear transport factor 2 family protein yields the protein MPVLLVFAALAVQANGGSDSTDIKAVMDKQLIAWNNGDIDGFMAGYWKSDKLKFVSKNGITYGWQKVYDNYKKSYPDKATMGTLAFEVISIESLADDNFHSVGAPAGKNKSYMVVGKWMISGSVKAAQGYYTLLFKKINGQWVIVSDHTS
- the truA gene encoding tRNA pseudouridine(38-40) synthase TruA: MRFVVELSYDGTRYHGWQVQQNANSVQAELNSAISKLLSHPVETIGCGRTDTGVHALQFFAHFDYHSPLPPKFVFRLNKILPYDIAIHAAYKVSDEFNTRFDATYRLYEYHMHSKPDPFLVNRSYYRYGPLDYDAMNLAAQKLFDYIDFECFSKTHTQVYTFNCKIMQAKWQKIHESRHVFTIQADRFLRNMVRAIVGSLIDVGSGKLTIQGFEAVIQSKKRTEAGFSAPAHGLYLKSIGYDYTLTPFEKIDE
- a CDS encoding ABC transporter ATP-binding protein produces the protein MSDNNPPKKQKSGMFDWPLIRRIFGLAAPYKKQVYLAIFVTLISAWLGPYRTKLIKDVLDNDVAKGDYEGLINMTLFMIALLIINTAINFWQSYVTAWLGQAVIKDLRLKVYAFVTRLKLKFFDRTPVGTMVTRTVSDIESLSNVFSEGLIVIAGDILQIGVILYFMFSLNWQLTLVCLSVLPLLLIAAYIFKEKVKSSFTEVRNAVANLNAFVQEHITGMQIVQIFNREREEYKRFKSINSMHRDANIRSVMYYSVFFPVVEIITALATGLVVWYGVKGVIGGDITYGIIVSFIVFINQFFRPIRQLADRINTLQMGMVAAERVFKLIDDKAQLEPEGTYKPDTLKGEVEFKNVWFAYNEEDWVLRDVSFKVKEGKTLALVGATGAGKSSIVNLINKFYTVNQGEILVDHRNVNDYQLASLRSNVAVVLQDVFLFSGSISDNVRLYDDYISKEKIIEAAKLIGAEEFIQRLPGGYDFNVMERGSSLSVGQRQMISFIRALAADPKILILDEATSSVDSETEELIQHAIEVLMKGRTSIAIAHRLSTIQNADEILVLEKGQIVESGTHEELLNGKGYYEKLYNFQFAGV
- a CDS encoding S8 family serine peptidase, with protein sequence MKRLLKNSIILLFVLIRLNGFAQIADSNYLDGEIYLKYKDDFPVDFSREFVEPHTLPGLNIEVTTQFGIVEARFSFNKVQYPKLQKTVRLKFTAIKTADKLVEYFTSQPFIEYAEKIPAYRPTYTPNDLGSNAVGGQWHLYTIKAREAWNYSKGDSNIVVAVVDQECNINHADLRNNIWKNPGEIANNSVDDDNNGYVDDVSGWDVSDNDNNVITTNTTYLDHGTPCAGLVSATTDNSKGVASIGFFVKVLPVKTSQDGQKDEFLRNTTEGIVYAALMDADVISCSFGSYAYSQTTVNALNYAFSKNCIVVASAGNDNNTLTHYPSSYTGVISVAASDISDKKASFSNYGSRINVTAPGVGMYTTKTDGGYYSFGGTSAACPLTAGLLGLMKSYRPLISNTGMTRCLIKSADNIDPVNSGFKGLLGGGRINAEKAMRCMDSTSKAPPEMFIQVSESSSCPNKKIKITAGAVNKNVDSVVWHLPSAIILSQSGFDIEVKYPTSGVYSITVTGFNSYGYDSIYLEDYLSINAGYVSTLYYEDFEDSTAFNNLTIVNPDNKITWIQATAPTTVNMGNKAMKMDFFNYTTSGVGVRDAFILPPIDLSRSLKPQLTFSHSYSDYYSLSEDSVIVYGSLDSGKTFPYRLLAVHCQSMITRSTGISFIPQNSSEWCFGSGLSCNSVIMDSVFAGKNYALLKFEAYHKVGNNLYIDNIKVFSKCGDVLFEPPTSDFSVSKTEVCEGNKIQFNNKSLLATNGYQWIFEGGVPNIATLENPEVEYPVSGVYDVTLVAANPLGYDTLILRDYINCIAPPKIIVDDTQKYVCPGDSIHFTATGADSIIWYKHNTKTNVYGSVLGDRPVQTTIYSVKGYNSFGCWDSIGVRGVYVQLPPPVFISVSGKKMTATHNPGLFYYSWFVNDSDMNLHTSTIEPKKTGNYKVIITDSAGCSSVSQQVYFDYVQSTKGIIGVNSGKINIYPNPTSGEVYFEGLEKGIEAKITLTDMIGRKVLETIITTNTINVDTLPAGLYFISVEQNNTLVSQKLRVE